GTCTGGGGCGGCACATGGCGATTGTGCAGGGAACGCCGACGGTGGGCGTTTTTGGAGACACCGCGCCGCAGGGATGGACGCCTCGGAACGGCCCTCACAAGACGGTGGATGCCCGGCCGGAAGCGGGAGGGACGGGCTTGAAGGACCTGCCGCCTGAGCCCGTGATTCGCGCAGCGATTGAGCTTCTCACGAAGGCCGGGGTGGACTCCCCGCAGGGGGACTGTTAGCCTCCCCCGGCTCGGTATCCCATCGTGCGCGTGGTGACGGCAACCCGGTCGCCACTGGATGAACGCCACTAGGCGTGCGGGGTGCTGTGCGGGTCGGGCTCACCCGAACGAAACTGATCAGCGTGACGAGGAGAAGCAGCATGGCCGTCCCGGAACCCTCACTTCGCATTCTGCTTGCCACCGATGACTTTTCCGCAAGCGATGAACCGGACGGCGGATCGCTTCGGCGGATTGCAGCGCATCTGCCGGCGGATCGTCTGACCGTGAGTGCGCCGTGGATTCCCGGGGTGGGCAGAATGGATCGAAAGGCCTCCTACGAGATTCGCAGAGTGCCCGTCCCGTCGGTGCTTCCGGCTGCCTGGCGAAAATCCGTTTGGCGAAAGCAACTCATGGGATTTGCCGCGGAGAGTAGTCCCGGGATGGTCGTCGCCGATGGAGTATCCCCGGCCGGAGTCCTTGCCCTCTGGCTGAAGCGACGTGCAGGGATTGAGTATCTCCTGCACCTGGGAACCTCGCGCATGAATGCACTGGTGAAGCGGACCGCCTCGGGAGATGGCGCAAAAGGCGCATGGGCTGAGGTGCTCCGCGAAGCGGAAGGGGTTCTCGTGCCCACCGAAGAGTGTCGGTTCCAGGCCTACAAACTGGGCGTGGCCCCACATGCGATCCATGTGGTTGCAGACGGTGTGGATACCGAGCGCTTTCGGCCGGAGTTGCCCTCCAGTGAGTTGCGCCAGACTCTGGGTATGGGCGAAGGCGGGATTGTGCTCTCGGCTGCGTGGGATCCTTGGACACAGGATGAAGAGAGCGTGCTGCGTGCGTTTGCGGAAGTCAAGTCGCGCCGACCTGACACCAAGCTGGTCGTCCTTGCGAATGGTGAGCAGGGAATCTGGAAGAAGCTGGCGAAGCGCCTTCGCCTTGGGCGTAGCGTTTGCGTGGTTCCACCGGTGGCGGCTGCGAAGCGACCGGCATACTACTCGGTTGCCAGCGTCTTCCTTCAAGTACTGCGTGACAGCGGTGAGGTTGGGCGGCATTCCACTCCGGATGAGGCGTGCCTGGAGGCCATGTCGTGTGGCCTTCCTGTCGTGGGGGGGTGCGCTGCGGGTACGCTGGACGCCGTGGGAGAGACCATGCCGGACCAGCTCTTCCGTTCGGAGAGTCACGCGGAGATGGGTGATGCCATCGTAGGCCTTCTGGATTCTGAAGAGGCTCGTCGCGCTTGCGGACAGGCCGGACGCGACCGCGTTCAGAACTGCCTCTCGGCGGAGCACACGGGACGAGAGGTTCTCCGCATTCTGGAAGTGACGCACTTCCGGCGTCTCGGAAAGGCCCCTGTGCCCCGAGGTTTGGGAGCCGCAGCGGAGGCAACTGCCTGACATGAGGAGCCTCCATGTCGACCCGGCGCGTTCGTGGCGGGGAGGCGAGCGTCAAGTGCTCCTCCAGGTGAGTGAACTGGTCGCACGAGGTCATGACTGTCTGGTCGCAGGCGATCCGCGTGGAGAGCTGGTCCGCAGATGCCGTGCCGCGGGCCTTCGCACGCTGCCCGCCCGAATCCATGGTGATGGAGACCCCGCGGGGGTGCTGACGCTCGCTGGCGGAATCCGTCGCTTTCGACCGCATCTGCTTCATCTTCACACGGCCCGCGCTCATGCTGCGGGCGGGATCGCGGGCCGCCTGACCCGCTGTCGTCCGATTCTCGTCACGCGACGGCTGGAACTCCCTCCGCGAGGCGGAGTCCTTGGCCGCTGGAAGTACGCCCGTCTTGCGGACCACTACATCGCCATCAGTACCGCGGTGAAAGAGTCCCTCTTGAGCGGGGGCGTCCCGGCGGAGCGCATTACGCAGATCGCCAGCGGTATCCCGGTGGGCGAGGTTTCCACCCGGGAGAGTGAGCGCACCCGGGGAGCCGAGGTCGTCGTGGGAACCGTGGCTGCCTTTACGCCGCAGAAGGCCCCGTCAGTCTGGGTGGACACGGTGAGGCGTGTGGCAGAGGCATGCCCCGGCGCTCGTTTCATCTGGGCGGGAGAGGGGCCACTCCTTGAGGAGTGCCGCACCCGGATTCGTGAGTACGGGCTTGCCGGGCGAGTGGACTTCCCCGGCTTTGTGGAGGCGGTGGATTCCGTCTGGGAGAAGATCGACATCTTCTTTCTCCCGAGTGCGTTTGAAGCACTGGGCACGGTGTTCCTGGACGCGATGGCGCGAGGCATTCCCGTGGTGGCCACCCGGGTCGGTGGGATCGGAGAGGTGGTCCGCACCGATCGCGAGGGGATCCTGACGGAAGCAGGAGACGATGCGGCCCTGGCGGCGGGCATCGAGAGGCTGGTGGCTGACCGCGTGTTGCGAAAAGACATGGGAGAACAGGGAAAGATCCGTGCGCGGGAGTTCGATATAGGGAAGATCGTGGATCGTCTGGAAGCGCTGTACCAAGAGCTGACCACGGGGTCAGCCCGAGAGGTCGCGTCGTGAGAATCTCCACCTGTGTGCTGCTGTCCGTGGTCGTTCTTCCGTCGATGGCGACTGCCGCGGGGGGCGGGATCACCAGTGACTGGCCTGCTGTTCGGGTGCTTCCGGTCGCTCCGGGTCATCCTGCGCTTTCCCATGGTGCCGGACCGCCCGACAGTCTCGCCATTCCGCCTTTGCCGCGTCCCGAGCTTCCCGACACACTTCCGTTTCATGCGGGAGAGCGCCTGGAGTTCTCCATCGACTATGGCTTCATCAACGCAGGCCATGCCACCATGGGGGTGGAACCGCTGCGCACCATTGCCGGCGTTCGTTGTCTGGAGCTCTGGACGGACGCCCGATCGAACGCGTTCTTCTCCACGATCTACAAAGTGTGGGATCGGTCCCAGAGCTTCCTGGAGCCGGAGGAGTTTGTGTCGTGGCGATACGAGAAGCACCAGAGAGAGGGAAGCTACCGGAAGGACCAGCTCATCAAGTTCGACCGGAGAGAGAACTTCGCGCGTTATGACGATGGCGTGGAAGTGTCATTGCCCCGGTTCGTGCAGGATGAACTGGCTGCCTTCTACTACTTCCGGACTCTCCAGATGGAAGTGGGGCAGAAGGTCCTGATTGACAGCCATGCCAACCGGAAGAACTATGCTCTGGAAGTGCGTGTCCTCCGTGTGGAGACCGTCGAGGTTCCTGCGGGAGAATATGAGTGCATCGTGATCGAGCCAATGATTCGAGAAGGGGGCATCTTTTCAGCGAAAGGGCGTCTGACGATCTGGTTGACGAATGACTCACGGAGAATGCCTGTCAGGATGAGCACAAAAATCGCGGTCGGTTCGGTCACGGCATCGCTGACCGACTACCGTCTCTCCACCCATGGGGAATGGCACCGGGGGGGCGAAGAGGCACACGGCAGCAGGGAGGAAGCGTGGTGACCGGCAGATACAACGAAATCGACCTCTCCGCAGTGCAAGCTCTTCCTTTTGAGTCGCGCGGACGAAAGGTCAGCGTCTCCGATTTTGCGAAGCCCCTGGGAGAGTCCCCTTCCGTGGAGGATCTGGTCGCGTCTCTTCCGGATGTCCTTGCAGCCCGAGACTTCCGCCGACTCCTCATGACTCTGGAGGGGACCGTTCGAGAGGGGGGAGAGTGGATCGTCATGGTGGGCGGCCATGTCGTGAAGACCGGACTGGCTCCCGTGTGGGTCCCGCTTCTGGAACGCCGGTGGATTACCTGTCTGGCGATGAACGGGGCTGCGGCCGTTCATGATGTAGAGATCGCTCTGTTCGGAAAGACCTCGGAAACCGTCGAGGAGAACCTTGCCGACGGCTCGTTCGGAATGTCCGCAGAGACGGCGGACTTTCTGAATGGAGCTGCCGATCGTGCCGCAGCGTCCGGAGAAGGGCTGGGAGAACGACTGGGACGCGAACTTGCGGAGGAGAGCGCAGCCCCTCACGCGGAGTCCAGTTTTCTGGCGACCGCGTGGCGGGCGGGCGTTCCGGCGACAGTGCATGTCGCGTTGGGCACGGATATTGTGCATCAGCACCCCTCTGCGAACGGGGCGTCCATCGGGGCCGCAAGCCTCAGGGACTTTCGAATCCTCGCGCGTCGTATCGCGGAACTGGAGGGCGGCGTGGTGCAGAATGTCGGTTCGGCGGTGCTGCTCCCGGAGGTATTCCTGAAGGCGCTGACCGTGGCGCGGAACCTGGGGCACACGGTGGAGAGTTTTGCGGCCGTCAACTTTGACATGATCCGGCACTATCGCCCACGCGCCAATGTGGTGGACCGTCCGACGCGCGACGGAGGATGGGGCGCGGACTTTATCGGGCACCATGAACTCCTGATCCCGTTGCTCATCGCCGCGCTGCGGAACAGAGTAGAGGATGCTCCCGCTTCTTGACGCTGCCGTTCCGTGGGTGGTATTCTTCCTGTCACATTGTAGATTTTGGCGTTTCCCCCCCGTTCCTGCAGCACCCAAGGGAAGCCTATAGACAGCTTGCTAATGCTTCGTGCCGGGTTTCTTCGAGGTCGCAACGCAAGGAGATGAGCGGGTTCCCGTGTCAGATTGAGGCCCTTCCCCCGGGTCGCGCGTGAGCAGAATCTGCTCATGTCTGGCACCCTCCTGTCCAGCTTCAAGTCGTAGCTGCTGAGATCATGCACGAAGCCTCACGGGATGCGAAATGGCATCACGCGAGGAAAAGGTGCCCGAAGATCTTCAGGTTTCCGGCGGATCATGCCGAGAATCCGGAAGACGGAACCCTGGAATGGCCAGGGAGATGGAAGCGACAGCCGGAATCTGCGAAAGGGCGGGTCGTCAGGTGCGGAAACTCCAGACAGTGCTTCTCTTGATCGCCCTCTTTGCAGGTCTTGGGCTTTGCTCGCAAGGTTGCGGGTCGGCCTACTACCGGGAGGGGGAGGACGAGTTCGGGGATCTGCCGGACTCGCTTCGAATCCTGGTTGAGACCAGGGAAAGCGTGGAGCGTCGCGCTTCCAGAGAGGCCGAAGGCGTGACCGTCCGAGAGGTCGGAGCGGTGGCGGCCAAGGGGCTTCCCCTGGAGTTTGCAAGCGAGGGAGCGTATCTGCTGAGGCGAGGGGATCAGATTCAGGTCGAGGTTCTCTTCTATCCGGAGATGCGAACGCTCTCGTGGGTCCGACCGGACGGGATGGTCACCGCACCCGGCATTGGAGATGTGGAAGCTCTCGGCAGGCGTCCTGAGGAAGTGGCTGCAGACATTGAGGCCTACTACAGCACTCTTCTTCGAGACCCGACCACGACGGTCAATGTGGTCGATTTCGGGGAACGGAAAGCCTATGTCTTTGGCGAAGTCCTGAAGCCCGGGGCGGTTCCACTGGAACAGCGTATGACGCTTACCCAGGCGTTGGCTTCCGTGGGGAGTGTGTCTCACGATGCCAAGCTTTCGTCGGTGGTACTGCTCCGACGGAAGACCAGCCATTCCGCGCAGGCTTATCGTCTGGACCTTCATGGAGTTCTGGACGGTCAGTCTCTGGCTGCGGATCTGATCCTTCAGCCGGACGATGTGGTCTATGTGCCGCGGAAGTTTGTCGCGAAGATGGAACAGTTCGTGGAGCAGGTCTTCGGGGGACTCTTCCCGATTCCGGACACATTCATCAAGGGCTACGACGCCATTCATGTGGACGAGCGGTCCGCTCTCCGCAGAAACATCACCGTCGACGGGGGCCAGTAGACCATGGCCGAGATGGAATCCGCGTACTCACAGGGTGCCGAGGTATCCCGGCAGTTCAGCTCCCGGGACATTCTGGCCATTCTCTTTCGTCGCAAGTGGGTGATCCTGTCGATCTTCCTCGCCACCCTGGCAATGGGCATCTCGGCCAGCCTCAAGACCACCTCGGAGTATCAGGCCACCGCCAAGGTCCTGATCCGTCGCGAAGAGGGCTCGTCCTTCCAGAAGATGCGTTCCCCGTATCTGGGTCTGGAAGAGGAGATGAACACCGAGATCGAGATCCTCAAGTCCACGCCGGTGTTGCAGCGTGCGCTGGACGAGGTCGCGGAGCGTCTCCGGGACTTGCCCGTGGAGGAGCGAGCGGTCCTCTTCCCTCCGGAGGATCCGGAGCTGGTTTATGAAGTTCCGGGACCGCGCTGGATTCGAAAGAACATCCAGGCGGAACCGATCGAGAAGTCCAATGTGATCATGATTCGGCTCCGTCATACGAACCCGGCAACGGCCAAGATGATCGTGGACGCGGTGACGGCGTCCTATGTTGTCGAGCGGATCAGTGTTCGCCGGAATCCCATGCTGGAGTCGTTCTTTGAGGACCGGACGGCAGGACTGCGCGACCGTCTTCTGGACTTGCGCCTTGAACTCGGGCAGATGCAGGTGGAATCGGGGATTTACGATCAGGAGTGGCAGCAGCGACTCAATCTCGGCACGCTGGATGAACTTCGCACGAATCTGCTGACGGTTCGCATTCGACGCGAGACGGAAGAAGCCAAGCTCCGCGCGGCCCGCCACGCCGTGATGAACCGTCCGGATCTCCTGGTTCCGACACGGGAGTTCGAAGACAGTCCCGCCTTCCAGGACTTGCGCACGAAGCTGATCGACAAGAAGGCGACCCTGGCCGATCTGTCCGCACGGTACCTTCCGGGCAATCCCAAGGTGCAGCACGCGTTGAGTCTTGTGCACCAGTTGGAGACGGATCTCCGTGAGGAGATTGATCTTCAACTGGCCATGCACGAAAGCGATATCGAAAGTCTGAGGGCACACGAGCGAGCGTTGGCGGGAGCCGTGAAGGATGTGGTTCAAGAGATGAACCGCATTCCTCAGTTCTCACCGGTCATTCGCCAGTTGGAGCGTGAGATCAACAACACCGCCGAACTGTACGAGCTTGTGGGGACAAAGATGGTCGATACGCAGATCTCCGAAACGGAAGATCATCGAATGGTGAACGCCAAGATCCTCAATCCCGCGACGGTGGGGCTCTCCTTTGTCCAGGAGCGGAAGAGTCTCTTCGCGCTCTTTGCTGCGCTGTTGGGGCTGTCGCTTGGATTGGCGCTGGCGTTCCTGATCGAGGGAATGGATCAGACATTCCGGACCCCCCATGATGTCGAAACCAGTTTGAATGTGCCGCTTCTCGGCTCCATCCCGGAGCTGGGCAGCGCACAACCGTAGGAGAGTCGCTTTGTACGAGAAGTTCTTCGGATTCGACCGGGCCCCGTTCGAGCTGGTTCCGGACCCGGACTTCCTCTTTCTCGGGGAGTCCCACGAGTCCGCCCTTGCGAATCTCACGATCGGAGTAGAGGGAGGGAAGGGCTTCATCGTCATCACCGGAGCGGTGGGCACGGGGAAGACGACAATGATCCGCGCACTCCTGCGTCGACTGGGGCGTGAGAAGGATGTCTGCCTGATCCAGCAGCCGGACTTCGACGAGACGGAACTTCTGCAGAGCATTCTCGACGGTTTCGGCGTGGATGGCGCCGGAGTGGGGCGCATGGAACTTCGCCGGCGAATGAGCGGGTTCCTGAAGGGAAGAAGCGAACCGGCCATCCTCATCATCGATGAAGCTCATCTGATGTCGGAGGACTCGCTGGAACAGATCCGCCTCTTGTCGAACTTCGAGGAGGAGAATCGCAAGCTCCTGCAGATCATTCTGTCGGGCCAACCCGAACTGAAGGACCTGATGGCGCGGCCGCGGTTGCAGCCGCTTGCGCAACGCATTGAGATGTACTACGAGATTGTCGCTCTTCCGCCTGAAGAAACCGCTGCTTATGTGAAGAAGCGTGTTCAGGTCGCGGGCAATCCGGAGACCCTTTCGTTCGATCCGGCAGCAGTGGACATGATTCACGGGCTGTCGGGGGGCATTCCCCGGCTCATCAACATTCTTTCGGACCGAACGCTGATCACGGCGTATGTGGCGGGTTCTCGACGAGTGACGCCCGATCTGGTCCGGGAGGCCTACGAAGACCTGGGAGATGTCACGCGCTCCATCATGCCGGGCGGCGGATCGGTCATTTCGATGGAGGCTGCCAGAGAAGCCTCACGAGCTCGCGAAGAGCGGGAAGAGATGCCTGCGGCCGTGGAACCCACGGTGGTTTCGGAGTTCGAGGAAGCCCCTGCTCACGCTGAGGGGCAGGAGTTTTGCGAAGAGCCTGCTCACAGGGAGACTCCTGAGTTCGTCGAGGCGCCGCCGGATCCGTCGGAGTCCCCGGAAGCACGCAGAGAAGGGGGAGCGGGGCGTGTCGCGGGTGCGCTCGTCCTCTTGACGCTTCTGGGTATGTCGATCGTTTCCTGGCGCTCGCCGGACATTCTGGCCGGTGTCCTGAGTTTTGGAAGAGGCGAGGAAGTCCCGCCCACGGCGGGGATGTCGTCCGCTGGAGCGCCGTCGGTGGCTGCGGTTGCGTCGGTCCCGCCGATGGTGGAGGAGCCTGCGCCCAAGGCTGATGCTGTCCCGCAAGTGGCGAGGACGGGAGACGCCGGTTCGCCCGGCACAACACGCCCGGCCTATACGATTCATGTGGGTTCATTCCGCGAGGTCGATTCCGCCAGCCGGTTTGCTGCCGATATGGAGAGGGCCACCGATTTGTCTTCGCAAGTTCACCCGACAGAGCTGGAAACGGGCCTTTGGTACCGGGTTCTCCTGGGGGGCTTTGAAGATCGTGATACTGCCCGGGAGCAGATGCTTGCAGTAAAGAAGTCGCATGGACTGTCCTTTCCCCGCGTGATCAGTGTGCTTCCTCCCGAAGAGGATGGAAGCCCATACTCCGCGGGCCAGTAAGCGAGGGGAAGAACCGTGAGCAAGATCCGTGATGCCATGAACAGAGCGCGCACCGGCGCCAATGGACCCGAGACAGAAGCCTCGGCGGTGGTCGGCGGGCCGGAGGCGGTGCCTGCTCCGGAACCGGATCCCGCGTCGCAGGTGGCTCCTCCCGCACAGGAGAGGGGGCCTGGCGGGCTGGTCCCGGCGATGTCCGCGGACACTCTTCAGTATCTGGAGAGCATCGGGAAGCAGGTGGAGGTGGCCCTGGGGCCCACAGAACGCCGAGCACTGGTGTTCACAGCGCCCGTCCCGGAGGAGGGCGTCTCCAGCGTGGTGTCACAGTTCGCCCAGATGCTGTCTCTGCGTGGTGAGAAGGTGCTCCTCATCGACGGGAACCCGCGGCACCCATCGGTTCAAGCCACCTTCGATGTTCCGGGGAGTCCCGGTCTGGCTGAACACATGACCGGCAAGGCCGATCAAGTAGACATCATCCGGAAGACGGAGTTCGCGAATC
The nucleotide sequence above comes from Gemmatimonadota bacterium. Encoded proteins:
- a CDS encoding DUF3108 domain-containing protein; translated protein: MRISTCVLLSVVVLPSMATAAGGGITSDWPAVRVLPVAPGHPALSHGAGPPDSLAIPPLPRPELPDTLPFHAGERLEFSIDYGFINAGHATMGVEPLRTIAGVRCLELWTDARSNAFFSTIYKVWDRSQSFLEPEEFVSWRYEKHQREGSYRKDQLIKFDRRENFARYDDGVEVSLPRFVQDELAAFYYFRTLQMEVGQKVLIDSHANRKNYALEVRVLRVETVEVPAGEYECIVIEPMIREGGIFSAKGRLTIWLTNDSRRMPVRMSTKIAVGSVTASLTDYRLSTHGEWHRGGEEAHGSREEAW
- a CDS encoding glycosyltransferase family 4 protein; this translates as MAVPEPSLRILLATDDFSASDEPDGGSLRRIAAHLPADRLTVSAPWIPGVGRMDRKASYEIRRVPVPSVLPAAWRKSVWRKQLMGFAAESSPGMVVADGVSPAGVLALWLKRRAGIEYLLHLGTSRMNALVKRTASGDGAKGAWAEVLREAEGVLVPTEECRFQAYKLGVAPHAIHVVADGVDTERFRPELPSSELRQTLGMGEGGIVLSAAWDPWTQDEESVLRAFAEVKSRRPDTKLVVLANGEQGIWKKLAKRLRLGRSVCVVPPVAAAKRPAYYSVASVFLQVLRDSGEVGRHSTPDEACLEAMSCGLPVVGGCAAGTLDAVGETMPDQLFRSESHAEMGDAIVGLLDSEEARRACGQAGRDRVQNCLSAEHTGREVLRILEVTHFRRLGKAPVPRGLGAAAEATA
- a CDS encoding CpsD/CapB family tyrosine-protein kinase, which translates into the protein MSKIRDAMNRARTGANGPETEASAVVGGPEAVPAPEPDPASQVAPPAQERGPGGLVPAMSADTLQYLESIGKQVEVALGPTERRALVFTAPVPEEGVSSVVSQFAQMLSLRGEKVLLIDGNPRHPSVQATFDVPGSPGLAEHMTGKADQVDIIRKTEFANLSVVAMGSCADRMQAEAVTEGLGQFVESVAAEYDYVLVDVDHVGSPFFSTALVGSADGLVLVIRSGQTNRAVANRACETVRQVGGRILGVVLNRREFPIPDFIYRRL
- a CDS encoding AAA family ATPase, which codes for MYEKFFGFDRAPFELVPDPDFLFLGESHESALANLTIGVEGGKGFIVITGAVGTGKTTMIRALLRRLGREKDVCLIQQPDFDETELLQSILDGFGVDGAGVGRMELRRRMSGFLKGRSEPAILIIDEAHLMSEDSLEQIRLLSNFEEENRKLLQIILSGQPELKDLMARPRLQPLAQRIEMYYEIVALPPEETAAYVKKRVQVAGNPETLSFDPAAVDMIHGLSGGIPRLINILSDRTLITAYVAGSRRVTPDLVREAYEDLGDVTRSIMPGGGSVISMEAAREASRAREEREEMPAAVEPTVVSEFEEAPAHAEGQEFCEEPAHRETPEFVEAPPDPSESPEARREGGAGRVAGALVLLTLLGMSIVSWRSPDILAGVLSFGRGEEVPPTAGMSSAGAPSVAAVASVPPMVEEPAPKADAVPQVARTGDAGSPGTTRPAYTIHVGSFREVDSASRFAADMERATDLSSQVHPTELETGLWYRVLLGGFEDRDTAREQMLAVKKSHGLSFPRVISVLPPEEDGSPYSAGQ
- a CDS encoding polysaccharide biosynthesis/export family protein — its product is MAREMEATAGICERAGRQVRKLQTVLLLIALFAGLGLCSQGCGSAYYREGEDEFGDLPDSLRILVETRESVERRASREAEGVTVREVGAVAAKGLPLEFASEGAYLLRRGDQIQVEVLFYPEMRTLSWVRPDGMVTAPGIGDVEALGRRPEEVAADIEAYYSTLLRDPTTTVNVVDFGERKAYVFGEVLKPGAVPLEQRMTLTQALASVGSVSHDAKLSSVVLLRRKTSHSAQAYRLDLHGVLDGQSLAADLILQPDDVVYVPRKFVAKMEQFVEQVFGGLFPIPDTFIKGYDAIHVDERSALRRNITVDGGQ
- a CDS encoding glycosyltransferase; translation: MRSLHVDPARSWRGGERQVLLQVSELVARGHDCLVAGDPRGELVRRCRAAGLRTLPARIHGDGDPAGVLTLAGGIRRFRPHLLHLHTARAHAAGGIAGRLTRCRPILVTRRLELPPRGGVLGRWKYARLADHYIAISTAVKESLLSGGVPAERITQIASGIPVGEVSTRESERTRGAEVVVGTVAAFTPQKAPSVWVDTVRRVAEACPGARFIWAGEGPLLEECRTRIREYGLAGRVDFPGFVEAVDSVWEKIDIFFLPSAFEALGTVFLDAMARGIPVVATRVGGIGEVVRTDREGILTEAGDDAALAAGIERLVADRVLRKDMGEQGKIRAREFDIGKIVDRLEALYQELTTGSAREVAS
- a CDS encoding Wzz/FepE/Etk N-terminal domain-containing protein is translated as MAEMESAYSQGAEVSRQFSSRDILAILFRRKWVILSIFLATLAMGISASLKTTSEYQATAKVLIRREEGSSFQKMRSPYLGLEEEMNTEIEILKSTPVLQRALDEVAERLRDLPVEERAVLFPPEDPELVYEVPGPRWIRKNIQAEPIEKSNVIMIRLRHTNPATAKMIVDAVTASYVVERISVRRNPMLESFFEDRTAGLRDRLLDLRLELGQMQVESGIYDQEWQQRLNLGTLDELRTNLLTVRIRRETEEAKLRAARHAVMNRPDLLVPTREFEDSPAFQDLRTKLIDKKATLADLSARYLPGNPKVQHALSLVHQLETDLREEIDLQLAMHESDIESLRAHERALAGAVKDVVQEMNRIPQFSPVIRQLEREINNTAELYELVGTKMVDTQISETEDHRMVNAKILNPATVGLSFVQERKSLFALFAALLGLSLGLALAFLIEGMDQTFRTPHDVETSLNVPLLGSIPELGSAQP